From Candidatus Polarisedimenticolia bacterium:
AAAGGCGACGGAACGAAGACGCGCCCCATCGGCATCCCGACCTTCGAGGACAAGCTCCTCCAGAGGGCGGTCACGATGGTCCTTGAGGCCGTGTACGAGCAGGTCTTCCTTGGCTGCTCGTATGGATTCCGGCCGGCGCGGTCGGCGCACGACGCTCTCCAGGCGCTTCGCGACGGACTCATGGAGATGAATGGTGGTTGGGTGCTGGAGGTGGACATCCAGAGTTTCTTCGACACCCTGGACCATGCGCACCTTCGGAGCTTCCTCGATCAGCGGGTGCAGGACGGAGTCCTGCGTCGCACGATCAACAAGTGGCTGAAGGCCGGCGTGCTCGAGGGCGAGATCCTCATGCACCCCGATGCTGGAACGCCACAGGGCGGAGTCGTTTCACCGCTTCTGGCGAACGTCTACCTTCACGAGGTGCTCGACAGGTGGTTCGAGACGGAGGTGAAGCCGCGGCTCCACGGTCGCGCCTTTCTCATCCGATACGCGGACGACGCTGTCCTGGCATTCTCGTCCGAAGATGACGCCCGCCGAGTCCTGGACGTCCTGCCAAAGCGATTCGGCAGGTACGGCCTGGTGCTCCATCCAGACAAGACGCGCCTCGTGCCCTTCGGTCGGCCAACCGCCGGCGAGGGACCAGGCGGTGGATCGAAGCCAGGCAGCTTCGACCTGCT
This genomic window contains:
- the ltrA gene encoding group II intron reverse transcriptase/maturase, yielding MTGTQSPLDISTRLQRIAELARRTPTALTTLAHHIDVEFLREAYRRTRKDGAVGVDGETAAAYAEKLDENLRNLLDRFKSGTYKAPPVRRVHIPKGDGTKTRPIGIPTFEDKLLQRAVTMVLEAVYEQVFLGCSYGFRPARSAHDALQALRDGLMEMNGGWVLEVDIQSFFDTLDHAHLRSFLDQRVQDGVLRRTINKWLKAGVLEGEILMHPDAGTPQGGVVSPLLANVYLHEVLDRWFETEVKPRLHGRAFLIRYADDAVLAFSSEDDARRVLDVLPKRFGRYGLVLHPDKTRLVPFGRPTAGEGPGGGSKPGSFDLLGFTHYWARSRRGYWVVKQKTASSRFGRALRRVGEWCRVHMHRKIADQHRRLVQMLRGHYGYFGITGNSRALSRFSYELRRVWRKWLDRRSRRTTMPWPRFERLLERYPLPPPVAVHSIYRSAAKP